In the genome of Struthio camelus isolate bStrCam1 chromosome 34, bStrCam1.hap1, whole genome shotgun sequence, one region contains:
- the ATF5 gene encoding cyclic AMP-dependent transcription factor ATF-5, with amino-acid sequence MSLLAPLHPAPGLAPEGTLLPASTLPWQAASPEGPFTQGTLAGPGFSDWMTERVDFSLLMEPGTGPPPPAPFSDLEAMASLLKRELEQLEDFFLEEPLAPDQAAPGSPGPLAFHFPFGAEPPALAPLSPLDPSCLEPLALFEPPDPVLPAPGPTPLAPKGDRKQKKRDQNKTAALRYRQRKRAEYEALGDQCQSLEARNRELKEKADSIEREIQYVKDLLIEVYKARSQRLRAS; translated from the exons ATGTCCCTGCTGGCCCCGCTGCACCCGGCCCCGGGCCTGGCCCCGGAGGGCACCCTGCTCCCAGCTAGCACCCTGCCCTGGCAGGCAGCCAGCCCCGAGGGGCCCTTCACCCAGGGCACCCTGGCAG GCCCCGGCTTCTCGGACTGGATGACGGAGAGGGTGGACTTCTCTCTCCTGATGGAACCGGGCACCGGcccgccacccccagccccgTTCTCTGACCTGGAGGCCATGGCCTCGCTGCTGAAGCGtgagctggagcagctggaggattTCTTTCTGGAGGAGCCACTGGCCCCGGACCAGGCAGCTCCTGGCTCGCCTGGCCCCCTCGCCTTCCACTTCCCCTTCGGTGCTGAGCCCCCGGCACTGGCCCCGCTCAGCCCCCTCGACCCCAGCTGCCTGGAGCCACTCGCCCTCTTCGAGCCTCCGGACCCGGTGctgccagcccccggccccacgcCGCTAGCCCCCAAGGGGGACCGCAAGCAGAAGAAGCGAGATCAGAACAAGACAGCAGCCCTGCGCTACCGGCAGCGGAAGCGGGCCGAGTACGAGGCACTAGGCGACCAGTGCCAGAGCCTGGAGGCCCGCAACCGGGAGCTCAAGGAGAAGGCGGACTCCATCGAGCGTGAGATCCAGTACGTCAAGGACCTCCTCATCGAGGTCTACAAGGCCCGGAGCCAGCGGCTTCGTGCCAGCTAG
- the LIG1 gene encoding DNA ligase 1, protein MQRRITSFFVPARSPDPCATPVPALDQGEDPVQDAAQESPCLGHEDCVGQDPGSPSSCLLAAASPDVSSPGSASSGEDSPSAPDSSSTSLPGIPRRRTARKQVPKRKMELASCAENGHDVEPDPKRQREEPGDGCKLDSTEMQEVRDQSSEEAKEAEDGNRDGETQASELPKSSKAIADIFAPRKGSRTKAEERAASKMPTLKSSAPTSIESTNGTASSPSQVAEPLDPAQYNPSKSSYHPIHDACWAPRQRVPYLAVARTFERIEEVSARLKNIETLSNFLRSVIALSPSDLLACVYLCLNRLGPAYEGLELGIGESILMKAVAQATGRQLEKIKSEAQEKGDLGLVAESSRSNQRTMFAPPKLSAAGVLSKLQEMARMTGNASMNKKIDIIKGLFVACRHSEARYIARSLSGKLRIGLAEQSVLVALAHAVSLTPPAQGWPPAVVDASQGKSAEARKAWLEERSQILKQTFCELPNYAAIIPVLLEHGLESLPLHCKITPGIPLKPMLAQPTKGIGELLKRFEEVAFTCEYKYDGERAQIHILENGAVYVYSRNQENNTSKYPDIITRIPKVKKASVQSCILDAEAVAWDPEKKQIQPFQVLMTRKRKDVEAAEIKVQVCLYAFDMLYLNGESLVKEPFSKRRRLLRESFVETEGEFLFATSMDACSTEEISEFLDQSIKDSCEGLMVKTLDVDATYEIAKRSHKWLKLKKDYLEGVGDTLDLVVIGAYLGKGKRVGMYGGFLLACYDEESEEYQSICKIGTGFTEESLEKHYGFLKDHVLDQPRPYYRWDSGAAPDHWLAAVQVWEVKCGDLSISPVYKAAVGLVDEEKGISLRFPRFLRVREDKKPEEATSSSQVAELYKKQQQIQNQQLAEKGEDEDFY, encoded by the exons ATGCAGCGGCGCATCAC GTCGTTCTTCGTGCCTGCCCGCTCACCAGATCCCTGCGCCACGCC GGTGCCTGCGCTGGATCAAGGCGAAGACCCCGTGCAGGACGCTGCGCAGGAATCCCCATGCTTGGGACATGAGGACTGTGTTGGGCAGGATCCCGGCTCCCCATCCTCCTGCCTGCTG GCTGCTGCGTCCCCAGATGTCTCTTCTCCCGGCAGCGCCTCCTCGGGTGAAGATAGCCCCTCTGCCCCTGACAGCTCCTCCACTTCCCTTCCTGGTATCCCCCGGCGCAGGACGG CTCGTAAGCAGGTCCCCAAGCGCAAAATGGAGCTGGCGAGCTGTGCGGAGAACGGGCACGACGTGGAGCCTGATCCCAAGCGGCAGAGGGAAGAGCCGG GAGATGGATGCAAATTGGACAGCACAGAGATGCAGGAGGTGAGGGATCAGAGCTCAGAGGAGGCTAAGGAGGCAGAAGATGGCAACAGGGATGGTGAAACCCAGGCATCAGAGCTTCCAAAGTCCAGCAAAGCCATTGCTGACATCTTTG cccccaggaaggggtCGAGGACAAAGGCAGAGGAAAGGGCAGCCTCGAAGATGCCAACCCTGAAGAGTTCAGCCCCCACCAGCATTGAAAGCACGAATGGGACTGCAAGCAG TCCCTCCCAGGTTGCTGAGCCTCTGGATCCAGCCCAGTACAACCCCTCCAAGAGCAGCTATCACCCCATTCATGATGCCTGCTGGGCCCCCAGGCAGAG GGTCCCCTACCTGGCTGTGGCTCGTACCTTTGAGCGCATTGAGGAAGTCTCTGCCCG CCTGAAGAACATTGAGACCCTAAGCAACTTCCTCCGCTCAGTCATTGCCCTGTCACCATCTGACCTCCTGGCCTGCGTCTACCTCTGTCTGAACCGCCTAGGCCCTGCCTAtgaggggctggagctgggcattgGGGAGAGCATCCTCATGAAGGCTGTTGCACAGGCCACGG GCCGCCAGCTAGAGAAAATCAAGAGCGAGGCCCAGGAGAAGGGAGATCTGGGGCTGGTGGCCGAGAGCAGCCGCAGCAACCAGCGGACCATGTTCGCGCCACCCAAGCTGAGCGCCGCCGGggtcctcagcaagctgcaggagATGGCCAGGATGACAGGCAATGCC TCAATGAACAAGAAAATCGATATCATCAAGGGGCTGTTTGTGGCCTGCCGCCACTCCGAGGCTCGCTACATTGCCCG GTCACTGAGCGGGAAGCTGCGCATCGGGCTGGCAGAGCAGTCAGTGCTGGTGGCTTTGGCCCACGCCGTCTCACTGACTCCCCCAGCACAAG GGTGGCCCCCAGCTGTGGTGGATGCCAGCCAGGGCAAGTCTGCTGAAgcacgcaaagcctggctggaagAGCGGAGCCAGATCCTCAAGCAGACTTTTTG tgagctGCCGAACTATGCTGCCATCATTCCTGTGCTGCTGGAGCACGGGCTCGAGAGCCTGCCCCTGCACTGCAAGATCACCCCAG GGATTCCCCTGAAGCCCATGCTGGCCCAGCCCACCAAAGGCATCGGGGAGCTCCTGAAACGCTTTGAGGAGGTGGCCTTCACCTGCGAGTACAAGTACGATGGCGAGCGAGCCCAG ATCCACATCCTGGAGAATGGGGCCGTGTATGTCTACAGCCGCAACCAGGAGAACAACACCTCCAAGTACCCTGACATCATCACCCGCATCCCCAAG GTGAAGAAGGCCAGTGTACAGTCGTGCATCCTGGATGCAGAAGCTGTCGCGTGGGACCCAGAGAAGAAGCAAATTCAGCCGTTCCAGGTGCTGATGACACGGAAGAGGAAG GACGTGGAGGCTGCTGAGATCAAAGTGCAAGTGTGCCTGTATGCCTTTGACATGCTGTACCTCAATGGGGAG TCGCTGGTGAAGGAGCCTTTCTCCAAGCGCCGACGGTTGCTGCGCGAATCCTTCGTGGAGACAGAGGGTGAATTCCTCTTTGCCACCTCCATGGATGCCTGCAGCACAGAGGAAATCTCTGAATTCTTGGACCAGTCCATCAAGg ACTCCTGCGAGGGCCTCATGGTGAAGACTCTGGATGTGGATGCCACCTATGAAATTGCAAAGCGATCCCACAAGTGGCTGAAG CTGAAGAAGGATTACCTGGAAGGAGTGGGGGACACGCTGGACTTGGTGGTCATCGGTGCCTACCTGGGGAAGGGCAAGCGCGTAGGCATGTATGGGGGCTTCCTGCTGGCCTGCTACGATGAGGAGAGTGAAGAGTACCAGAGCATCTGCAAG ATTGGGACGGGCTTCACGGAGGAGAGCTTAGAAAAGCACTACGGCTTCCTCAAG gaCCATGTCCTGGACCAGCCACGGCCCTACTACCGCTGGGACAGCGGGGCAGCACCTGACCACTGGCTGGCAGCTGTGCAGGTTTGGGAGGTGAAGTGTGGTGACCTCTCCATCTCCCCTGTCTACAAAGCAGCTGTGGGCCTG GTCGATGAGGAGAAAGGCATCTCACTGCGCTTCCCCCGGTTCCTGCGTGTGCGGGAGGACAAGAAGCCAGAAGAGGCTACCAGCAGCTCCCAG gTGGCTGAGCTatacaagaagcagcagcagatccAGAACCAGCAGCTTGCAGAGAAAGGGGAGGATGAGGACTTTTACTAA
- the ZSWIM9 gene encoding uncharacterized protein ZSWIM9 isoform X2 has translation MARASSFAFHCSGQQEHPALQCTRSEKIDCPASVTLRLGPKKDRLVVIEASLEHNHRLSEVEFAHYFKRHQLEASMGLPIRITNSVSKRFLAPDLVWNLEDYSKAKDKGMCELLSQLDGLFKSDPGAKVKLVFQEDVAVLNSIFLATSHMRSLVQRFPRCLYMDRAACVNGEFDLYSVLCEDANGRGRECAYCVARRGVPDLVLFIVASLVQSAPDIKLQVRCLTVGAGVTDVDAVEEVLPCARVQICRLQVLEALYRKAHELAAPKEDKVRNLLHNMANASSPRVYSQYLSDLEDVAPLTFLQYYLETWHHNKGMWAECWAFERNRDCPFLEHMSFHRQKLCSALGPPLGLAACVRGLLDLQALRVEVAALNEERVSDLYRAACPPESAALVAEELGLAKHADYHVDEVPDGFLLHGGGCSFVVSPDLAACSCSIYVSSRRPCRHVFAARLWTGQPLYDPRLLPSPLDLEGQDAS, from the exons ATGGCAAGAGCCTCCAGTTTTGCATTCCACTGTAGTGGACAGCAAGAGCATCCAGCATTGCAGTGCACCAG GAGTGAGAAGATCGACTGTCCAGCTTCAGTCACGCTGCGCCTGGGCCCCAAGAAGGACCGGTTGGTGGTGATCGAGGCCAGCCTGGAGCACAACCACCGCCTCTCCGAGGTGGAGTTCGCCCACTACTTCAAGAGGCACCAGCTGGAGGCCAGCATGGGGCTGCCCATCCGCATCACCAACAGCGTCTCCAAGCGCTTCCTGGCGCCCGACCTGGTTTGGAATCTGGAGGACTACAGCAAGGCCAAGGACAAGGGCATGTGTGAGCTCCTGAGCCAACTGGATGGGCTCTTCAAGAGTGACCCGGGGGCCAAAGTCAAGCTGGTCTTCCAGGAGGACGTGGCAGTGCTCAACAGCATCTTCCTGGCCACCTCGCACATGCGGAGCTTGGTGCAGCGCTTTCCCCGCTGCCTCTACATGGACCGGGCGGCCTGCGTGAATGGCGAGTTCGACCTCTACTCTGTGCTCTGCGAGGACGCCAACGGGCGTGGGCGGGAGTGTGCCTACTGCGTGGCCCGCCGTGGCGTGCCTGACCTCGTCCTCTTCATCGTGGCCTCGCTGGTGCAGAGCGCCCCAGACATCAAGCTCCAGGTGCGGTGCCTGACGGTGGGGGCGGGTGTCACAGACGTGGACGCTGTCGAGGAGGTGCTGCCCTGTGCCCGCGTCCAGATCTGCCGCCTCCAGGTGCTCGAGGCGCTCTACCGCAAGGCCCACGAGCTTGCCGCCCCCAAGGAGGACAAGGTGCGCAACCTGCTGCACAACATGGCCAACGCCAGCTCGCCCCGCGTCTACAGCCAGTACCTGAGTGACTTGGAGGACGTGGCCCCCCTCACCTTCCTGCAGTACTACCTGGAGACGTGGCACCACAACAAGGGCATGTGGGCTGAGTGCTGGGCCTTTGAGCGCAACCGTGACTGCCCCTTCCTCGAGCACATGAGTTTCCATCGGCAGAAGCTCTGCTCAGCGCTGGGGCCGCCCCTGGGGCTGGCTGCCTGTGTCCGGGGGCTGCTGGACCTCCAGGCGCTGCGGGTGGAGGTGGCCGCCCTCAATGAGGAGCGAGTCTCGGACCTGTACCGGGCTGCCtgcccacccgaaagtgcagccCTGGTGGCTGAGGAGCTGGGACTGGCCAAGCACGCCGACTACCACGTCGACGAGGTGCCCGATGGTTTCCTCCTCCATGGCGGCGGCTGCTCCTTCGTGGTCAGCCCTGActtggctgcctgcagctgctccatCTACGTCTCCAGCCGCCGGCCATGTCGCCATGTCTTCGCCGCCCGTCTCTGGACTGGCCAGCCCCTCTATGACCCCAGGCTGCTGCCCTCGCCTCTGGACCTCGAGGGGCAGGATGCCTCCTAG
- the ZSWIM9 gene encoding uncharacterized protein ZSWIM9 isoform X1: protein MGELGLGREFHTWHEFSCFFDEWCERHKVLFIIASLKPLISLRRHPLHAQPSLAETLRFRFVRLICKHSGTYVGQSTVQRNRLSEKIDCPASVTLRLGPKKDRLVVIEASLEHNHRLSEVEFAHYFKRHQLEASMGLPIRITNSVSKRFLAPDLVWNLEDYSKAKDKGMCELLSQLDGLFKSDPGAKVKLVFQEDVAVLNSIFLATSHMRSLVQRFPRCLYMDRAACVNGEFDLYSVLCEDANGRGRECAYCVARRGVPDLVLFIVASLVQSAPDIKLQVRCLTVGAGVTDVDAVEEVLPCARVQICRLQVLEALYRKAHELAAPKEDKVRNLLHNMANASSPRVYSQYLSDLEDVAPLTFLQYYLETWHHNKGMWAECWAFERNRDCPFLEHMSFHRQKLCSALGPPLGLAACVRGLLDLQALRVEVAALNEERVSDLYRAACPPESAALVAEELGLAKHADYHVDEVPDGFLLHGGGCSFVVSPDLAACSCSIYVSSRRPCRHVFAARLWTGQPLYDPRLLPSPLDLEGQDAS from the exons ATGGGTgagctggggctgggccgggAGTTCCACACGTGGCACGAGTTCAGCTGCTTCTTCGACGAGTGGTGCGAGCGGCACAAAGTGCTCTTCATCATTGCCAGCCTGAAGCCGCTCATCTCGCTGCGGCGGCACCCGCTGCATGCCCAGCCCAGCCTAGCCGAGACGCTGCGCTTCCGCTTCGTGCGCCTCATCTGCAAGCACAGTGGCACCTATGTGGGCCAGAGCACCGTGCAGCGCAACCGGCT GAGTGAGAAGATCGACTGTCCAGCTTCAGTCACGCTGCGCCTGGGCCCCAAGAAGGACCGGTTGGTGGTGATCGAGGCCAGCCTGGAGCACAACCACCGCCTCTCCGAGGTGGAGTTCGCCCACTACTTCAAGAGGCACCAGCTGGAGGCCAGCATGGGGCTGCCCATCCGCATCACCAACAGCGTCTCCAAGCGCTTCCTGGCGCCCGACCTGGTTTGGAATCTGGAGGACTACAGCAAGGCCAAGGACAAGGGCATGTGTGAGCTCCTGAGCCAACTGGATGGGCTCTTCAAGAGTGACCCGGGGGCCAAAGTCAAGCTGGTCTTCCAGGAGGACGTGGCAGTGCTCAACAGCATCTTCCTGGCCACCTCGCACATGCGGAGCTTGGTGCAGCGCTTTCCCCGCTGCCTCTACATGGACCGGGCGGCCTGCGTGAATGGCGAGTTCGACCTCTACTCTGTGCTCTGCGAGGACGCCAACGGGCGTGGGCGGGAGTGTGCCTACTGCGTGGCCCGCCGTGGCGTGCCTGACCTCGTCCTCTTCATCGTGGCCTCGCTGGTGCAGAGCGCCCCAGACATCAAGCTCCAGGTGCGGTGCCTGACGGTGGGGGCGGGTGTCACAGACGTGGACGCTGTCGAGGAGGTGCTGCCCTGTGCCCGCGTCCAGATCTGCCGCCTCCAGGTGCTCGAGGCGCTCTACCGCAAGGCCCACGAGCTTGCCGCCCCCAAGGAGGACAAGGTGCGCAACCTGCTGCACAACATGGCCAACGCCAGCTCGCCCCGCGTCTACAGCCAGTACCTGAGTGACTTGGAGGACGTGGCCCCCCTCACCTTCCTGCAGTACTACCTGGAGACGTGGCACCACAACAAGGGCATGTGGGCTGAGTGCTGGGCCTTTGAGCGCAACCGTGACTGCCCCTTCCTCGAGCACATGAGTTTCCATCGGCAGAAGCTCTGCTCAGCGCTGGGGCCGCCCCTGGGGCTGGCTGCCTGTGTCCGGGGGCTGCTGGACCTCCAGGCGCTGCGGGTGGAGGTGGCCGCCCTCAATGAGGAGCGAGTCTCGGACCTGTACCGGGCTGCCtgcccacccgaaagtgcagccCTGGTGGCTGAGGAGCTGGGACTGGCCAAGCACGCCGACTACCACGTCGACGAGGTGCCCGATGGTTTCCTCCTCCATGGCGGCGGCTGCTCCTTCGTGGTCAGCCCTGActtggctgcctgcagctgctccatCTACGTCTCCAGCCGCCGGCCATGTCGCCATGTCTTCGCCGCCCGTCTCTGGACTGGCCAGCCCCTCTATGACCCCAGGCTGCTGCCCTCGCCTCTGGACCTCGAGGGGCAGGATGCCTCCTAG
- the LOC138063684 gene encoding serine/threonine-protein kinase SBK2-like produces MALAQWLDELTALTAQNLPCLEVSETYRVLGLLGQGAFGHVVLALHQQRGTPLALKFVAKRAGGLEAFLSEYCIALSLAAHPCVAGALGIAFQTPRHYVFAQELALARDLFSILQPEVGVPEVRVRRCALQLASALDFMGAKGLVHGDVKPDNVLLLDPECRRVKLSDFGQSRPLGRPVERPSAPLPYAPPELCSLPPGRHLPAQPSLDAWALGVLLFVALTGYFPWATATDRHYRAFERWLRDPEGRRPCPPRWHRFSPLARSLLRGLLAPEPAHRSPPRAVLPAVRRPWLQPAPAAASETTLVAPDVTLVAPGATSAKAPDITMVPPAVAPMVAPGGTRGLAPVEPGGGP; encoded by the exons ATGGCACTGGCACAGTGGCTGGACGAGCTGACGGCGTTGACGGCGCAGAACCTGCCCTGCCTGGAGGTGTCGGAGACCTACCgagtgctggggctgctgggccAGGGTGCCTTCGGCCACGTGGTCCTGGCCCTGCACCAGCAGCGGG ggaccccgctGGCCCTGAAGTTCGTGGccaagcgggcaggggggctcgAGGCCTTCCTCTCCGAGTACTGCATCGCCCTGAGCCTGGCAGCCCACCCCTGCGTGGCGGGCGCCCTGGGCATCGCCTTCCAGACCCCCCGGCACTACGTCTTCGCCCAGGAGCTCGCCCTGGCCCGGGACCTCTTCTCTATCCTCCAGCCTGAG GTCGGGGTGCCCGAGGTGCGGGTGCGGcgctgtgccctgcagctggcCAGCGCCCTGGACTTCATGGGGGCCAAGGGGCTGGTGCACGGCGACGTCAAGCCCGACAACGTGCTGCTGCTGGACCCCGAGTGCCGGCGGGTGAAGCTGAGCGACTTCGGGCAGAGCCGGCCGCTGGGCCGCCCCGTGGAGCGCCCGTCGGCCCCGCTGCCCTACGCGCCGCCCGAGCTGTGCAGCCTGCCGCCGGGCCGCCACctgcctgcccagcccagcctcgACGCCTGGGCCTTGGGCGTCCTCCTCTTCGTGGCCCTCACCGGCTACTTCCCCTGGGCTACGGCCACCGACCGCCACTACCGGGCCTTCGAGCGGTGGCTGCGGGACCCGGAGGGCCGGCGGCCCTGCCCGCCTCGCTGGCACCGCTTCAGCCCTCTCGCCCGCAGCCTGCTGCGGGGGCTGCTAGCCCCTGAGCCGGCCCACCGCAGCCCCCCACGTGCCGTGCTGCCGGCCGTGCGGCGGccctggctgcagccagcccccgcggccgcctcggAGACCACCCTGGTGGCTCCGGATGTCACACTGGTGGCCCCAGGGGCGACCTCGGCAAAGGCCCCGGACATCACCATGGTGCCCCCAGCAGTGGCCCCGATGGTGGCCCCAGGGGGGACTAGGGGGTTGGCCCCTGTGGAGCCGGGTGGGGGGCCCTGA
- the LOC138063679 gene encoding zinc finger protein 628-like yields MVGAQQLELAEMQPGPAAAAASGGEHQYECLECGKVFKWSSRLIHHQRTHTGERPYKCSECPKAFKGSSALLYHQRSHTGERPYKCSECGKAFKRSSLLQIHQSVHTGLRAFKCALCGMAFKWSSHYQYHVRQHTGERPYKCTACDKAFKNSSSLRRHRHIHTGERPYVCTACGKAFTQSTNLRQHQRIHTGERPYACAQCGKTFTHSSNLLLHQRTHAGSRAHKCPACSKAFVSDAYLQKHLQTHAARPPGSPLAPPPLFLAPPEAVETVEMLWKCGDCELTFKSEELLLGHQQSHLEVGTPGPGPGGDEAPTATHNCPTCGKAFKNSSGLARHQHSHTGERPFKCSVCEKTFMQLASLLGHQRSHPAEQQLIQAEAEVTCPQTAPEPAQAPAERPYQCTECGKAFKGSSGLRYHMRDHTGERPYKCSECGKAFKRSSLLSIHQRVHTGLRAFKCAECGLTFKWSSHYQYHLRLHTGERPYACPDCPKAFKNTSCLRRHRQLHTGERPYACLVCGKAFTQTSNLRQHQRTHTGERPYACAQCGKTFTHSSNLQLHQRTHSSARPYQCPVCSKAFVMASYLQRHLRTHAAGPKAPAAPKVPPVRDGSHVQPAALSLEVGSPPTAPNAQTFLLVQTAQGLQLIPSVPHPPQKLILLPAPQPKAASPGFALLPAPPSKAAPRRQEKGPKAVAPANPPPAAGQSILLVPSAGQALPGVQIQALAGAQRAPGLAPGASVIVLQNVPEQPSAEVSALRVQALPAPPEVASVQLQALPQPSEVASVQLQTLPQPSEVTNVQLQATEVTNVQLQALPQPSEVTNIQLQALPQPSEVTGVQLQATEMANVQLQATEVTNVQLQALPQPSEMPNIQLQALPQPPEMTNVQLQTLPQPSEVTGVQLQSLPQPSEVTNVQLQTPEVTNVQLQTPEGTRVQLQTLSQPSEPVTGPSLPSGPELRGAAGLPEGQDVIVVQSGQGEELLGPGSEVGGLAGVQDVHLEMLQTAEGLQNVLVLRGADGEQTRLCVQEVENLPELPPDEAPGGQKLFIIRSEPTLQVLENVPGAGGQLSAQARGAPSSTGAMPGPAGGPAMVQLLPGPPAPDLPAIQIVQTVPSVQLVHTF; encoded by the coding sequence AtggtgggagcccagcagctGGAGCTGGCCGAGatgcagcccggcccggcggcggcggcggcgagcggcggcgagcACCAGTATGAGTGCCTGGAGTGCGGCAAGGTCTTCAAATGGTCGTCGCGCCTCATCCACCACCAGCGCAcgcacacgggcgagcggccctacaAGTGCTCCGAGTGCCCCAAGGCCTTCAAGGGCTCCTCGGCGCTGCTCTACCACCAGCGCAGccacacgggcgagcggccctacaAGTGCTCCGAGTGCGGCAAGGCCTTCAAGCGCTCCTCGCTGCTGCAGATCCACCAGAGCGTCCACACGGGGCTGCGGGCTTTCAAGTGCGCGCTCTGCGGCATGGCCTTCAAGTGGTCTTCACACTACCAGTACCACGTGCGCCagcacacgggcgagcggccctacaAGTGCACGGCCTGCGACAAGGCCTTCAAGAACTCCTCCAGcctccgccgccaccgccacaTCCACACGGGCGAGCGCCCTTACGTCTGCACGGCCTGCGGCAAGGCCTTCACCCAGTCCACCAACCTGCGGCAGCACCAGCGCATCCACACCGGCGAGCGCCCCTACGCCTGCGCCCAGTGTGGCAAGACCTTCACCCACTCCTCCAACCTGCTCCTTCACCAGCGCACCCATGCCGGCTCCCGGGCGCACAAGTGCCCGGCTTGCTCCAAGGCCTTCGTCTCGGACGCCTACTTGCAGAAACACCTGCAGACCCACGCCGCCCGTCCGCCCGGCAGCCCCTTGGCCCCACCGCCGCTCTTCCTGGCACCTCCCGAGGCCGTGGAGACAGTGGAGATGCTCTGGAAGTGCGGTGACTGCGAGCTGACCTTCAAGagcgaggagctgctgctgggccacCAGCAGAGCCATTTGGAGGTAGGGACACCCGGCCCGGGCCCTGGTGGTGACGAGGCGCCCACGGCGACGCACAACTGCCCCACGTGCGGCAAAGCCTTCAAGAACAGCTCTGGGCTGGCACGGCACCAGCACAGCCACACCGGCGAGCGTCCCTTCAAGTGCTCGGTCTGCGAGAAGACCTTCATGCAGCTGGCTAGCCTGCTGGGCCACCAACGCAGCCACCCCGCTGAGCAGCAGCTCATCCAGGCTGAGGCCGAGGTGACATGTCCCCAAACGGCGCCTGAGCCCGCCCAAGCCCCCGCCGAGCGCCCCTACCAGTGCACCGAGTGTGGCAAGGCCTTCAAGGGCTCCTCGGGGCTGCGCTACCACATGCGCGACCACACGGGCGAGCGACCCTACAAGTGCTCCGAGTGTGGCAAGGCCTTCAAGCGCTCCTCGCTGCTCTCCATCCACCAGCGGGTGCACACGGGGCTGCGAGCCTTCAAGTGCGCTGAGTGCGGCCTCACCTTCAAGTGGTCCTCACACTACCAGTACCACCTGCGGCTGCACACGGGCGAGCGCCCCTACGCCTGCCCGGACTGCCCCAAGGCCTTCAAAAACACCTCCTGCCTCCGTCGGCACCGGCAGCTGCACACGGGCGAGCGCCCCTACGCCTGCCTGGTGTGCGGCAAGGCCTTCACCCAGACCTCCAACCTGCGGCAGCACCAGCGCACCCACACCGGCGAGCGCCCCTATGCCTGCGCCCAGTGCGGCAAGACCTTCACCCACTCCTCCAACCTCCAGCTCCACCAGCGCACCCACTCCAGCGCCCGGCCCTACCAGTGCCCTGTCTGCTCCAAGGCCTTTGTCATGGCCTCCTACCTACAGCGTCACCTCCGCACCCATGCCGCTGGCCCCAAGGCGCCTGCCGCCCCCAAGGTGCCGCCCGTGCGAGATGGGTCCCACGTTCAGCCCGCTGCGCTCAGCTTGGAGGTGGGCAGCCCACCCACCGCCCCCAACGCCCAGACCTTCCTGCTGGTGCAGACGGCACAGGGCTTGCAGCTCATACCCAGTGTCCCCCACCCGCCGCAGAAGCTTATCCTCCTCCCTGCGCCGCAGCCAAAAGCTGCTAGCCCTGGCTTCGCCCTGCTGCCCGCACCACCCAGCAAagctgccccgcgccggcaggAGAAGGGTCCGAAAGCGGTGGCGCCTGCCAACCCACCGCCGGCAGCCGGGCAGAGCATCCTGCTGGTGCCCAGTGCGGGGCAAGCCCTGCCCGGTGTGCAGATCCAGGCACTGGCGGGCGCTCAGCGGGCACCAGGCCTCGCACCTGGGGCCAGCGTCATCGTGCTGCAGAACGTCCCTGAGCAGCCGTCGGCAGAGGTGAGCGCCCTGCGGGTGCAGGCTCTGCCGGCACCGCCAGAGGTGGCCAGCGTCCAGCTGCAAGCCCTGCCGCAGCCCTCCGAGGTGGCCAGCGTCCAGCTGCAAACACTGCCGCAGCCCTCCGAGGTGACAAATGTGCAGCTCCAGGCCACCGAGGTGACAAATGTCCAGCTTCAAGCCCTGCCGCAGCCATCCGAGGTGACTAACATCCAACTGCAGGCCCTGCCGCAGCCCTCTGAAGTGACCGGTGTCCAGCTCCAGGCCACTGAGATGGCCAATGTGCAGCTCCAGGCCACCGAGGTGACAAACGTCCAGCTCCAAGCCCTGCCGCAGCCCTCCGAGATGCCCAACATCCAGCTCCAagccctgccgcagcccccggAGATGACAAATGTCCAGCTCCAAACCTTACCACAGCCCTCGGAGGTGACCGGTGTCCAGCTCCAATCCTTGCCGCAGCCCTCGGAGGTGACCAATGTCCAGCTCCAGACCCCCGAGGTGACGAACGTCCAACTCCAAACCCCCGAGGGCACCCGGGTGCAGCTCCAAACCCTgtcccaaccctctgagcctgtGACAGGGCCGAGCCTGCCGAGCGGCCCCGAGCTGCGGGGTGCTGCGGGGCTGCCAGAGGGGCAGGACGTGATCGTGGTACAGagcgggcagggcgaggagctgCTGGGGCCGGGGTCGGAGGTGGGCGGCTTGGCTGGGGTGCAGGACGTGCACCTGGAGATGCTGCAGacggccgaggggctgcagaaCGTGCTGGTGCTGCGCGGCGCCGATGGCGAGCAGACGCGACTCTGCGTGCAGGAGGTGGAAAACCTGCCGGAGCTGCCGCCGGATGAGGCCCCTGGTGGGCAGAAACTCTTCATCATCCGCAGCGAGCCCACTTTGCAGGTGCTGGAGAAtgtgccgggggccgggggccagcTCTCCGCGCAGGCGCGGGGGGCGCCCAGCAGCACtggggcaatgccagggcctgcTGGTGGTCCTGCCATGGTGCAGCTCCTGCctggccccccggccccggacctGCCCGCCATCCAGATCGTGCAGACGGTGCCCAGCGTCCAGCTGGTTCACACCTTCTGA